DNA from Granulicella arctica:
CGGCTCTCGGGGTCGAACTTCAACGCTGTCGCCAGCCGCATCACCTCATCCCCCAGATCTTTATGCAGCAGATGGATCGCGCCGATGCCCAAACAGAAGAACAGCAGCGACTTGCCCAGCTTGAACAATCCGATCAGCAGCAACCCGCGATCGTGTACACCATGGTGCTTCACTGAGGAACACTCTCCCATTTCTTCATCAGCTAGCGGTCTGTCGACTATCTGAGATTCCCCATTCATTAACTCTCAGTTGACGAGGAACCCGGCCAATTGTCAACGCCACACCATTTCTCCATCCCATCCACACATCCATAAAGGTTGTACCGACTATGCAACATCTACTCATTCAACCTCCGCAGAACAATTCTTCGCATCACACCGACAGAACACAATCCACTCTCGACCCTTCCGCGTAACTGATGTGGGCGCCCGAAACCACCGAGTTTTGCAACAAGTACAAGATCCGGCACGAAGGAAGACAAAGGATAACCAAAATGAAGAAGACCCTTCTCGCATCCCTGGCGATAGCAGCCCTCGCCATCACAACTCTTAGCGCCTCTGCGCAAAAGGACCCCGAGGTCGGCGGCGCACCGATGTACCCCAGCAAGACAGTCGTCGAGAACGCCTCCACCGCTCCGAACCTCACCACCCTCGTCGCCGCAGTCAAGGCTGGCGGCCTGGTCGAGACCCTCAGCGGCCCCGGTCCCTTCACCGTCTTCGCTCCCACCAATGACGCCTTCGCCAAGCTTCCCGCAGGCACCGTCGACAACCTCGTCAAGCCCGAGAACAAAGACACCCTCGTCAAGATCCTCACCTACCACGTCGTAGCCGGTAAGATCAGCTCCAAGCAGCTCGAGAAGATGATCAAGAAGGGCGGCGGCAAAGCCACCCTCAAGACCGTCCAGGGCGAAGACCTCACCGCCACCATGTCCGGCTCCTCCATCGTCCTCACCGACGCCAAGGGCGGCACCTCCACCATCACCACCGCGGACGTCTTCCAGTCCAACGGTGTAGCCCACGTCATCGACACCGTACTCATGCCCTAATCTCAACACGCAACAAAGCAAAGGCGCCTCATCGAGGCGCCTTTGCACTTAGTCCCTGTTCTTTAGCCATCCAAAAAACTTTGTCATCCTTCCGCGCAGCGGGAGGATCCGCTTTAGCTCTTCATCCCCACCCAAAACACTGTCATCCTGAGCGGAGCAAAGCCGAAGGACCTGCGGTTGCAGTTGTTGTTGCTCTTCCTCCCACCCATCCCAAAACACTGTCATCCTGAGCGGAGCAAAGCCGAAGGACCTGCATTGGCCTTTGCAGTTGCCGTTGCTTGTTCTTCCCTACCGCACCACCATCCGCCGAGCCCCCAACGCCACCAAATACGGCCGAGCCTTC
Protein-coding regions in this window:
- a CDS encoding fasciclin domain-containing protein encodes the protein MKKTLLASLAIAALAITTLSASAQKDPEVGGAPMYPSKTVVENASTAPNLTTLVAAVKAGGLVETLSGPGPFTVFAPTNDAFAKLPAGTVDNLVKPENKDTLVKILTYHVVAGKISSKQLEKMIKKGGGKATLKTVQGEDLTATMSGSSIVLTDAKGGTSTITTADVFQSNGVAHVIDTVLMP